ATACCGGTCGTGCGTCACCAGCAGCACCGCTCCCGGATACTCCAGCAGACTCTCCTCCAGAATCTCCAGCGTCGGAATATCCAGGTCATTCGTCGGCTCGTCCAGAATCAGCAAGTCCGCCGGCTGCAGCATCAGCCGCGCCAGCAGCACGCGTGCCCGCTCGCCGCCCGAGAGCCGCTCTACCGGCTGATTCAACTGCTCGCCCGTGAATAGAAACCGTGACGCCCACGACGCCACATGAATCACGCGATCCCCATACACCACCGAGTCGCTGTCCGGAGCCAGCGCCCGCCGCAGTGTCTGCTCGCCGTCGAGCCTCCGGTTCTGTTCAAAATACGTAATTCGCAGCGCATTGGCGCGCGTGATCTTCCCGCGCTCCGCTTCCAGCTCGCCTGCAATCAGCCGCAGCAGTGTCGTTTTGCCGCTGCCGTTCGGGCCTACAATGCCCACGCGCGCGCCCGCCACAACAGGGAAGTTGAGATTCTCAAACAGCACCCGCCCATCGGCCGAGTACTGCACGCCCTCCATCTCCACCAGCCGCTTCGTCTGCCGGTCCGTCGCCGTGAAGTCGATGCCAGCGGACGCCGTCTTCAACCGGCCACTCAAATCCGCCAGCTCGCCAATCAGTTCATTCGCGCGATCGATACGAGCCTTGGCCTTCGTCGCTCGCGCCTTCGGTCCGCGCCGCAGCCATTCCTTCTCCACGCGCACGCGGTTTTCGAGCGACTCCTGCCGCTTCGTCTCCGCAGCCAGATAAGCTTCCTTTGCTTCCAGAAAGTCCGAATAGGTGCCCTTCGCGCGCAGCAGTCCTGACGGATAAGCCCGGCTCAGCTCCGCAATCTCCTTGGCAAAATTCTCGAGAAAATAGCGGTCATGGCTGATCGCCACCGTTGCAAACTGCGATTGCCGAATCACCTCTTCCAGCCACGCAATCCCCGCCAGGTCCAGATGGTTCGTCGGCTCGTCCAGCAGCAGCAGGTCCGGATTCTGCACCAGCCCCTGCGCAATCGCCAGCCGCTTCTTCCACCCGCCCGAAAGCGTAACCGCTTCGGTGTCAAAATCCGCAAAGCCCGCCTTGCCCAGGGTCGCGCGCAGCCGCGTCTCCCATTCATCTTCGGGAGCCTTCGCCCGGCGCAGTGCCGCTTCCACCACCGAGCGCACCGTCTCGCCCGGCCCAAACTGCGACTCCTGTTCGATGTAGACCATCCGTGCGCCTGAGCGCAGCGTTACCTCGCCGGCATCCGGCTCTATTTCGCCCGCCAGCATGCGCAGCAGCGTGGACTTACCCGAGCCGTTCGGACCAATCACCCCGACGCGGTCGCCCTCGTTCACCGCGAAAGAAATTTCGCGAAACAGGGGCGTCGCGCCAAAGGCTTTGGTAACAGATTGTGCGTTGAGCAGCAGAGCCAAAGGCCGGCTCCGCTAGCGTGCCGCCGCAACGGCGGACTGGTATTCGCTGTACGGCCCCTTGAAGTCTTCAATCGCGCCGCCCTCAAAGTGCCAGATGCGCGTGCCCACTTCATCAATCAGGTCGTGGTCATGCGTCACCAGCAGCACCGTGCCTTCATAGCGCTGCAGCGCCACATTCAGCGCATTGATCGACTCCAGGTCCAGGTGATTCGTCGGCTCGTCCAGAATCAGCACATTCGGCTTCTCCAGCATCAGCTTGCAGAAAAGCAGACGCGCCGTCTCGCCGCCCGACAGGGCATTGGTCGGCTTCAAACCTTCCTCACCGCGAAACAGCATCTGGCCCAGAATGCCGCGAATATCTTCCTGCGTCGCCTTCGGATCAAACTGATGCAGCCACTCTGACACCGTCATGCCGTGCGCGATCAGTCCCGTGTGATCCTGCGGAAAATACCCGATCTGCGCCTCGTGGCCCCACTTGATCGTGCCGCCGTCCAGCACAAATTCCTTGTCCTTCAAATCCGGATCGACCGACAGCAGGCACTTCAGCACGGTCGTCTTGCCCTGCGCATTGCGTCCCATCAGGCAGATCTTTTCGCCGCGCATCACCATGCCACTGAAGCCTTCAATCACCACCTGATCGTCATACACCTTGCGCAGTCCTTCAAACTCGATGGTCTGCTTGCCTGACGGCCGGTTCTGCTCAAAGCGAATGTATGGGCGTTGAATGTTCGACCGCGCCAGCTCGTTTGTCTGCAGCCGTTCCACTTCTTTTCTGCGGCTCGTCACCTGGCTCGAACGCGTACCAGCGGCAAAGCGCGCAATGAACTCATTCAATTGCGCAATCTTCTTCTCACGCTGGGCATTCTCTGACTCCAGCCGTGAGCGCACCTGCGACTTGGCCACCACCATATCGTCATAGCCGCCCGTGTAGGTGATGATCGTCTGGTAGTCGATGTCCGCCGTGTGGGTCGTCACGCTGTTCAAAAAATGGCGGTCGTGCGAAATCGTAATCAGCGTGCCTTCAAACTTCAGCAGAAAATCCTGCAGCCAGTGAATCGAGTCGAGATCCAGGTGGTTCGTCGGCTCGTCCAGCAGCAGCGCCTGCGGCTTGCCAAACAGCGCCTGCGCCAGCAGCACGCGCACCTTCTGGCCGCCCTGCAACTCGCTCATCTTGCGCTCGTGCAGCTCGTCCGGAATATCCAGCCCCTGCAGCAGAATCGCCGCATCGCTCTCCGCCGTGTAGCCGTCTTCCTCGCCCACAATGCCTTCCAGCTCGCCCAGACGCATGCCGTCCGCATCGGTCAGCTCGGCCTTCTCATAAATGCGGTCGCGCTCTTCAAGCGCCGCCCACAGCGGAGCGTTGCCCATAATCACCGTATCGATCACGCGATAGGCGTCAAACGCAAACTGGTCCTGGCGCAGCACGCCGAGCTTCTTCGGCCGCACCACATTGCCTTTTTGCGGCTCCAGCTCGCCGGTCAAAATCTTCATGAACGTCGACTTGCCCGCGCCGTTCGGGCCGGTCAGGCCATAGCGCCGGCCCACGATGAAGGTCACGGTGACGTCTTCAAACAATATCTTCGCGCCGTAGCGCATGCTTACGTTGTTCACTGAAATCATAGGTCTGCTTCTAGTTTACTGTGCCCACGCGTCCGCGCAGAAATCTACGTGATCTTCTGATGTGGTTCTCAGTTTTCAGTTATCAGTCCCCAGTTTCAGTCCATGGTTGCCATGGGGCAGTCCGGGGCCATGCAGGTTCAATCTAAGTTTGAGGGTGCCGACGCACTTCCAGAGTGCTGTGTCTTCGCTCCCACAGGGGCAGGCGCATGATTCTGAGATCGCGCCGAGACGATCAGAAAAAAGGCCACCACGGCGATCAGTCCCAGCAGTGCCGTCACCGTCAGAGCCACCAGATGCTGCCGCATTGCCGTGAGCCTCCAGCCCTTAGCATGAAGAAACCCTGTCGCTCATGCAAGCCCGTGCATTCTCTGGTTCCATACAGCGCCCGCCGGCTTTCTTTGCGCTCTTCGCAATTTTGTGGTCACCTTTCGACGCTCGTCATCCCGACTAAAAGAAGTAAGTGGAGGGACCTGCATTCCCATCCCGAACTCCGCCCCAACCACGACGCGTCATTCTGAGCGTAGCGAACCGGGGTGGGAAGAATCCCGGAGATGCTGCAATCACCTACACCGTCCGAAGTTTCTCCCACCCTCTCAATGGACAACCGACTCCTGGCCACTGCGGACTGGTAACTGGCCACTGACAACTGACCCCTTACCGCATCAGGTGCAAAATCAACTGATTCGTCGCCAGCGCGCCCAGATACGCCAGCACCGTCATGTACGCGAACTGCAGCGCCGGCCACCGCCAGCTATTCGTCTCGCGCCGCACAATCGCCAGAGTCGAGGTGCACTGCATCGCAAAGGCAAAGAACACCAGCAACGCCATTGCGCCGCCCAGCGTCAGGTCATGCCGCAGCGCGGCCTGCAGGTGCAGCGCCTGCGTCGCCGGATCTGCCCCATACAGCGTCCCCAGCGTGCCCACGATCACCTCGCGCGCCACAATCGAGCTGAGAATGCCGATCCCGATCTTCCAGTTAAATCCCAGCGGACGAATCGCCGGCTCAATCCAGTGTCCCAGCCGCCCGATCACACTCTCCGGCAGCGTCGCGTGTACCGGCAGGTGCGCCAGAATCCAAAGCACCACCGTCGCGCCCAGAATGATCGTGCCTGTCTTCTTCGTGAAGAGCTTGCCGCGGTCATACAGCCGCAGCGCCAGTCCGCGCGCCGTCGGCATGCGGTACTGCGGAAGCTCCAGAATGAATGGTGTCGAAGAAGCCTTCAAAATCGACGACTTCAGCAACCGCGCCGTCCCGAGCGCCGCCAGAAAGCCCAGCAGGTACAGGCCTATCATCGCCACGGCCTGCAGTCCCAGCAGATCCCCCAGCACCGGCCGGTTCGGAATGAACGCCGCGATCACCAGAATGTAGATCGGCAGCCGCGCCGAGCATGTCATGAACGGCGTCACCAGAATCGTCGCAAACCGGTCGCGCTTGTTCTCAATTGTGCGCGTCGCCATGATCGCCGGCACTGCGCAAGCATAGGCCGAGAGCAGGGGAATGAACGCCTTGCCATTCAGCCCGATGCCTTTCATGAAGCGATCGGCAATCAGAGCCGCGCGCGCCAGGTAGCCCGAGTCTTCGAGCACTCCAATAAACAAAAACAGCAGCAGAATCTGCGGCAAAAACACCAGCACTGACGCTACGCCGCGCCACGCGCCCTCAATCACAAATGATTTCAGCCAGCCATCGCCCAGAAACCGCCCCACAAAATCGCCCAGCCCATACAGCACATTGCCAAACGCATCGCTCAGCGGATTGCCCAGCGTAAACACCACCTGAAACACCGCAAACACCACCACCAGAAACAGCAGCGGTCCCCACACCCGGTGCAGCAGCACTCCATCCAGCTTTCGCGTCCACTCTGACGACAACGGAGCCTTGTACTTCGTCCGCGAGCTCACGCCCGTCGCCCATTGCCGGTACGAGCGCGCATTGCCCACCACCGGCAGCTCCAGCCGCTGCGGCTGCGTTGTCTCCACGGCCGGCTCGCTGCGCCGGTTTAGAAACTGCGCAATCGCATTCAGCCCGATGCCTTGCGCTCCGCTGATCTTCGCCACCGGAACGCCCAGCTCCTGCGCCAGCGCCAGCGTATCCACCTCACCGCCGCGGCTCTCCATCAGGTCCGTCATGTTCAGCAGCACCAGCGTCGGCAAATTCAGCGCCAGCACCGGAGCCGCCAGCATCAGTTGCCGCCGCAGGTGCAGGGAATCGAGCACCAGCAGCACCGCATCCGGCTGCGGAGTTCCCGGCATTTCGCCGCGCAGCACATCCACCGCCACGCGCGCATCTTCTGAGTAGGAGTCAAAACTATAGATGCCCGGCAGATCAATCAGCACCAGATCCGGTCGTCCAATCCCTTTCATCCGGCCCAGATGCTGCTCCACCGTCACGCCTGGATAATTCGCGACCTTCTGCCGCAATCCCGTCAGGCGATTGAAGAGTGTGGACTTGCCCGAGTTCGGCGGTCCCACCAGCGCTACGGTCTGCAGCTTGCCGGCCACGCGCGGCTGCTGGGGTAGCTCAATGGTTTCTGTGGTGCAGCAACTGCTCATGCGCCCTCTGTCTGGCGAACCAGAATGGATTTCGCGGTCTCGCGCCGCAGCGCGATTTCAAAGCCGTCAATGGCATAAACCGTCGGATCGCCCGCCGGAGCGCGCCGTACCACCATCACCCGCGCCTCCGGCGTAAACCCCATGTGCATCAGGTGATGCTGCATGGCAT
The DNA window shown above is from Acidobacterium capsulatum ATCC 51196 and carries:
- a CDS encoding ABC-F family ATP-binding cassette domain-containing protein; this encodes MISVNNVSMRYGAKILFEDVTVTFIVGRRYGLTGPNGAGKSTFMKILTGELEPQKGNVVRPKKLGVLRQDQFAFDAYRVIDTVIMGNAPLWAALEERDRIYEKAELTDADGMRLGELEGIVGEEDGYTAESDAAILLQGLDIPDELHERKMSELQGGQKVRVLLAQALFGKPQALLLDEPTNHLDLDSIHWLQDFLLKFEGTLITISHDRHFLNSVTTHTADIDYQTIITYTGGYDDMVVAKSQVRSRLESENAQREKKIAQLNEFIARFAAGTRSSQVTSRRKEVERLQTNELARSNIQRPYIRFEQNRPSGKQTIEFEGLRKVYDDQVVIEGFSGMVMRGEKICLMGRNAQGKTTVLKCLLSVDPDLKDKEFVLDGGTIKWGHEAQIGYFPQDHTGLIAHGMTVSEWLHQFDPKATQEDIRGILGQMLFRGEEGLKPTNALSGGETARLLFCKLMLEKPNVLILDEPTNHLDLESINALNVALQRYEGTVLLVTHDHDLIDEVGTRIWHFEGGAIEDFKGPYSEYQSAVAAAR
- a CDS encoding ABC-F family ATP-binding cassette domain-containing protein, with the protein product MALLLNAQSVTKAFGATPLFREISFAVNEGDRVGVIGPNGSGKSTLLRMLAGEIEPDAGEVTLRSGARMVYIEQESQFGPGETVRSVVEAALRRAKAPEDEWETRLRATLGKAGFADFDTEAVTLSGGWKKRLAIAQGLVQNPDLLLLDEPTNHLDLAGIAWLEEVIRQSQFATVAISHDRYFLENFAKEIAELSRAYPSGLLRAKGTYSDFLEAKEAYLAAETKRQESLENRVRVEKEWLRRGPKARATKAKARIDRANELIGELADLSGRLKTASAGIDFTATDRQTKRLVEMEGVQYSADGRVLFENLNFPVVAGARVGIVGPNGSGKTTLLRLIAGELEAERGKITRANALRITYFEQNRRLDGEQTLRRALAPDSDSVVYGDRVIHVASWASRFLFTGEQLNQPVERLSGGERARVLLARLMLQPADLLILDEPTNDLDIPTLEILEESLLEYPGAVLLVTHDRYLLDRVSSVVIGLDGQGHAASFADYAQWEQWMAEQEAARKAEQQARAAAARSESAQGAAAASVAAPAKKKLSYLEAREWAGIEDRIAEAEAELQRHKVALEDASVATDAGRLQETLTQMESAQQAVDALYARWAELEAKQA
- the feoB gene encoding ferrous iron transporter B, with the translated sequence MSSCCTTETIELPQQPRVAGKLQTVALVGPPNSGKSTLFNRLTGLRQKVANYPGVTVEQHLGRMKGIGRPDLVLIDLPGIYSFDSYSEDARVAVDVLRGEMPGTPQPDAVLLVLDSLHLRRQLMLAAPVLALNLPTLVLLNMTDLMESRGGEVDTLALAQELGVPVAKISGAQGIGLNAIAQFLNRRSEPAVETTQPQRLELPVVGNARSYRQWATGVSSRTKYKAPLSSEWTRKLDGVLLHRVWGPLLFLVVVFAVFQVVFTLGNPLSDAFGNVLYGLGDFVGRFLGDGWLKSFVIEGAWRGVASVLVFLPQILLLFLFIGVLEDSGYLARAALIADRFMKGIGLNGKAFIPLLSAYACAVPAIMATRTIENKRDRFATILVTPFMTCSARLPIYILVIAAFIPNRPVLGDLLGLQAVAMIGLYLLGFLAALGTARLLKSSILKASSTPFILELPQYRMPTARGLALRLYDRGKLFTKKTGTIILGATVVLWILAHLPVHATLPESVIGRLGHWIEPAIRPLGFNWKIGIGILSSIVAREVIVGTLGTLYGADPATQALHLQAALRHDLTLGGAMALLVFFAFAMQCTSTLAIVRRETNSWRWPALQFAYMTVLAYLGALATNQLILHLMR
- a CDS encoding FeoA family protein, which codes for MSELAVGKVAVVEHLDLPDAMQHHLMHMGFTPEARVMVVRRAPAGDPTVYAIDGFEIALRRETAKSILVRQTEGA